Proteins from one Mugil cephalus isolate CIBA_MC_2020 chromosome 15, CIBA_Mcephalus_1.1, whole genome shotgun sequence genomic window:
- the cpeb4b gene encoding cytoplasmic polyadenylation element-binding protein 4b isoform X2: MGDYGFGVLVQNNTGNKSAFPVRIHPHLQPPHHHQNVSQSPAAFINSTTAAGNGTTGGSPWLFPASAAHGGVQDEILGGPEKPKAQQQQQQQQQQQQEMQETQEKQQQLSPGSHQEAGSGGMISELEKARSEEAKTENGTSEGGNGKEKQLRLESPVLTGFDYQETSGLGGTGPVQSSTTSSSLTGFNNWSAAIPPAPSTIINEDVSFFNPASANNGPLLFQNFSHHVSPGFGGNFSPQIGPAAALSQHHPAPPPHPHFQHPHSQHQQHRRSPASPHPPPPFTHRNPAFSQLPHLSNSLNKPPSPWGPASYQSPSPSPGSSTSWSPGGGYGSGGGGGGGGGGWGGSQGRDYRRGLNGGMTPINSISPLKKTFPNNHVASQKYPRNSPAGFNPKSWMDDGVGRSDNIFPFQERTRSFDSFNMNTLESSLIDIMRAEQDTLKGRLGFPHPGGDNPLPLNGHSSLFPMEDGFPDDERGDQGLAGLGSPHCFPHQNGERVERYSRKVFVGGLPPDIDEDEITASFRRFGHLFVDWPHKAESKSYFPPKGYAFLLFQDESSVQALIDACIEEDGKLYLCVSSPTIKDKPVQIRPWNLNDSDFVMDGSQPLDPRKTIFVGGVPRPLRAVELAMIMDRLYGGVCYAGIDTDPELKYPKGAGRVAFSNQQSYIAAISARFVQLQHGEIDKRVEVKPYVLDDQLCDECQGTRCGGKFAPFFCANVTCLQYYCEYCWAAIHSRAGREFHKPLVKEGGDRPRHISFRWN; encoded by the exons ATGGGGGATTACGGGTTTGGAGTCCTAGTTCAAAACAACACTGGCAACAAGTCTGCATTCCCGGTCCGAATCCACCCGCATCTGCAgccccctcaccaccaccaaaaTGTGTCGCAGAGCCCCGCCGCTTTCATAAACAGCACCACAGCCGCGGGGAATGGCACCACAGGAGGCTCCCCCTGGCTCTTCCCGGCCTCCGCCGCCCACGGCGGCGTGCAAGACGAAATCCTGGGGGGCCCAGAGAAGCCCaaagcgcagcagcagcagcagcagcagcagcagcaacaacaggaaATGCAAGAAAcgcaagaaaaacagcagcagttgtCTCCCGGGAGCCACCAGGAGGCTGGAAGCGGAGGGATGATTTCGGAGCTGGAGAAAGCCCGGTCGGAGGAGGCCAAGACGGAGAACGGCACGTCCGAGGGCGGCAACGGGAAGGAGAAGCAGCTCCGCCTCGAGTCGCCCGTCCTGACGGGCTTCGATTACCAGGAGACATCCGGCCTCGGGGGCACCGGCCCGGTGCAGTCCAGCACGACCTCGTCGTCGCTCACCGGCTTCAACAACTGGTCGGCCGCCATCCCCCCGGCGCCGTCAACAATCATCAACGAGGACGTCAGCTTCTTCAACCCGGCGTCCGCCAACAACGGGCCTCTGCTGTTCCAGAACTTCTCGCACCACGTCAGCCCGGGATTCGGCGGCAACTTCTCCCCCCAGATCGGACCGGCGGCGGCCTTGTCCCAGCACCACCCGGCTCCGCCGCCGCACCCCCACTTCCAGCACCCGCACagccagcaccagcagcaccgACGCTCCCCggcctccccccaccctccgCCGCCCTTCACACACAGGAATCCGGCGTTCAGCCAGTTGCCGCATTTGTCCAACAGCCTGAACAAGCCCCCGTCCCCCTGGGGCCCGGCCAGCTACCAGAGCCCCTCTCCATCCCCcggctcctccacctcctggagCCCCGGAGGAGGCtacggcagcggcggcggcggcggaggcggcggcggcggctgggGAGGATCGCAAGGCAGAGATTATCGCCGCGGGCTCAACGGCGGCATGACCCCCATCAACTCCATCTCCCCGCTGAAGAAGACCTTCCCCAACAACCACGTGGCGTCGCAGAAGTACCCGCGAAACAGCCCCGCGGGCTTCAACCCCAAGTCCTGGATGGACGACGGCGTCGGACGCAGCGACAACATCTTCCCGTTTCAG GAACGCACCAGGTCGTTCGACAGCTTCAACATGAACACTCTGGAGAGCTCCCTGATTGACATCATGAGGGCCGAGCAGGACACCCTGAAAG GTCGTCTCGGGTTCCCTCACCCAGGAGGGGACAACCCTCTCCCCCTCAACG gccactcctctctcttccccatGGAGGACGGTTTCCCGGACGATGAGCGTGGGGATCAGGGTCTCGCCGGCCTCGGTTCTCCTCACTGTTTCCCGCATCAGAACGGAGAACGCGTCGAACGCTACTCACGCAAGGTGTTTGTGGGAGGACTCCCCCCGGATATAGACGAAG ATGAGATAACGGCCAGTTTCCGTCGCTTTGGTCACCTGTTTGTGGACTGGCCTCACAAAGCTGAGAGCAAATCCTACTTCCCCCCCAAAG GCTACGCGTTCCTGCTGTTCCAGGACGAGAGCTCGGTCCAGGCTCTGATCGACGCCTGCATCGAGGAGGACGGCAAgttgtacctgtgtgtgtccagCCCCACCATCAAAGACAAGCCG GTCCAGATTCGCCCCTGGAACCTCAACGACAGCGACTTCGTGATGGACGGTTCTCAGCCTCTGGACCCGAGGAAAACCATCTTTGTGGGCGGAGTCCCGCGTCCACTGCGCGCAG TGGAGCTGGCGATGATCATGGACCGTCTGTACGGCGGCGTCTGCTACGCCGGCATCGACACGGACCCCGAGCTGAAGTACCCCAAGGGAGCAGGGCGGGTCGCCTTCTCTAATCAGCAGAGCTACATAGCTGCTATCAGCGCTCGCtttgtgcagctgcagcacGGAGAAATCGATAAACGG GTGGAAGTGAAGCCATACGTGCTGGACGACCAGCTGTGTGACGAGTGCCAGGGAACTCGCTGTGGGGGGAAGTTTGCTCCGTTCTTCTGCGCCAACGTCACCTGCCTGCAGTATTACTGCGAGTACTGCTGGGCCGCCATCCACTCGAGGGCCGGCCGCGAGTTTCACAAGCCCCTGGTGAAGGAGGGCGGCGACCGGCCCCGTCACATCTCCTTCCGCTGGAActga
- the cpeb4b gene encoding cytoplasmic polyadenylation element-binding protein 4b isoform X3, with protein sequence MGDYGFGVLVQNNTGNKSAFPVRIHPHLQPPHHHQNVSQSPAAFINSTTAAGNGTTGGSPWLFPASAAHGGVQDEILGGPEKPKAQQQQQQQQQQQQEMQETQEKQQQLSPGSHQEAGSGGMISELEKARSEEAKTENGTSEGGNGKEKQLRLESPVLTGFDYQETSGLGGTGPVQSSTTSSSLTGFNNWSAAIPPAPSTIINEDVSFFNPASANNGPLLFQNFSHHVSPGFGGNFSPQIGPAAALSQHHPAPPPHPHFQHPHSQHQQHRRSPASPHPPPPFTHRNPAFSQLPHLSNSLNKPPSPWGPASYQSPSPSPGSSTSWSPGGGYGSGGGGGGGGGGWGGSQGRDYRRGLNGGMTPINSISPLKKTFPNNHVASQKYPRNSPAGFNPKSWMDDGVGRSDNIFPFQERTRSFDSFNMNTLESSLIDIMRAEQDTLKGHSSLFPMEDGFPDDERGDQGLAGLGSPHCFPHQNGERVERYSRKVFVGGLPPDIDEDEITASFRRFGHLFVDWPHKAESKSYFPPKGYAFLLFQDESSVQALIDACIEEDGKLYLCVSSPTIKDKPVQIRPWNLNDSDFVMDGSQPLDPRKTIFVGGVPRPLRAVELAMIMDRLYGGVCYAGIDTDPELKYPKGAGRVAFSNQQSYIAAISARFVQLQHGEIDKRVEVKPYVLDDQLCDECQGTRCGGKFAPFFCANVTCLQYYCEYCWAAIHSRAGREFHKPLVKEGGDRPRHISFRWN encoded by the exons ATGGGGGATTACGGGTTTGGAGTCCTAGTTCAAAACAACACTGGCAACAAGTCTGCATTCCCGGTCCGAATCCACCCGCATCTGCAgccccctcaccaccaccaaaaTGTGTCGCAGAGCCCCGCCGCTTTCATAAACAGCACCACAGCCGCGGGGAATGGCACCACAGGAGGCTCCCCCTGGCTCTTCCCGGCCTCCGCCGCCCACGGCGGCGTGCAAGACGAAATCCTGGGGGGCCCAGAGAAGCCCaaagcgcagcagcagcagcagcagcagcagcagcaacaacaggaaATGCAAGAAAcgcaagaaaaacagcagcagttgtCTCCCGGGAGCCACCAGGAGGCTGGAAGCGGAGGGATGATTTCGGAGCTGGAGAAAGCCCGGTCGGAGGAGGCCAAGACGGAGAACGGCACGTCCGAGGGCGGCAACGGGAAGGAGAAGCAGCTCCGCCTCGAGTCGCCCGTCCTGACGGGCTTCGATTACCAGGAGACATCCGGCCTCGGGGGCACCGGCCCGGTGCAGTCCAGCACGACCTCGTCGTCGCTCACCGGCTTCAACAACTGGTCGGCCGCCATCCCCCCGGCGCCGTCAACAATCATCAACGAGGACGTCAGCTTCTTCAACCCGGCGTCCGCCAACAACGGGCCTCTGCTGTTCCAGAACTTCTCGCACCACGTCAGCCCGGGATTCGGCGGCAACTTCTCCCCCCAGATCGGACCGGCGGCGGCCTTGTCCCAGCACCACCCGGCTCCGCCGCCGCACCCCCACTTCCAGCACCCGCACagccagcaccagcagcaccgACGCTCCCCggcctccccccaccctccgCCGCCCTTCACACACAGGAATCCGGCGTTCAGCCAGTTGCCGCATTTGTCCAACAGCCTGAACAAGCCCCCGTCCCCCTGGGGCCCGGCCAGCTACCAGAGCCCCTCTCCATCCCCcggctcctccacctcctggagCCCCGGAGGAGGCtacggcagcggcggcggcggcggaggcggcggcggcggctgggGAGGATCGCAAGGCAGAGATTATCGCCGCGGGCTCAACGGCGGCATGACCCCCATCAACTCCATCTCCCCGCTGAAGAAGACCTTCCCCAACAACCACGTGGCGTCGCAGAAGTACCCGCGAAACAGCCCCGCGGGCTTCAACCCCAAGTCCTGGATGGACGACGGCGTCGGACGCAGCGACAACATCTTCCCGTTTCAG GAACGCACCAGGTCGTTCGACAGCTTCAACATGAACACTCTGGAGAGCTCCCTGATTGACATCATGAGGGCCGAGCAGGACACCCTGAAAG gccactcctctctcttccccatGGAGGACGGTTTCCCGGACGATGAGCGTGGGGATCAGGGTCTCGCCGGCCTCGGTTCTCCTCACTGTTTCCCGCATCAGAACGGAGAACGCGTCGAACGCTACTCACGCAAGGTGTTTGTGGGAGGACTCCCCCCGGATATAGACGAAG ATGAGATAACGGCCAGTTTCCGTCGCTTTGGTCACCTGTTTGTGGACTGGCCTCACAAAGCTGAGAGCAAATCCTACTTCCCCCCCAAAG GCTACGCGTTCCTGCTGTTCCAGGACGAGAGCTCGGTCCAGGCTCTGATCGACGCCTGCATCGAGGAGGACGGCAAgttgtacctgtgtgtgtccagCCCCACCATCAAAGACAAGCCG GTCCAGATTCGCCCCTGGAACCTCAACGACAGCGACTTCGTGATGGACGGTTCTCAGCCTCTGGACCCGAGGAAAACCATCTTTGTGGGCGGAGTCCCGCGTCCACTGCGCGCAG TGGAGCTGGCGATGATCATGGACCGTCTGTACGGCGGCGTCTGCTACGCCGGCATCGACACGGACCCCGAGCTGAAGTACCCCAAGGGAGCAGGGCGGGTCGCCTTCTCTAATCAGCAGAGCTACATAGCTGCTATCAGCGCTCGCtttgtgcagctgcagcacGGAGAAATCGATAAACGG GTGGAAGTGAAGCCATACGTGCTGGACGACCAGCTGTGTGACGAGTGCCAGGGAACTCGCTGTGGGGGGAAGTTTGCTCCGTTCTTCTGCGCCAACGTCACCTGCCTGCAGTATTACTGCGAGTACTGCTGGGCCGCCATCCACTCGAGGGCCGGCCGCGAGTTTCACAAGCCCCTGGTGAAGGAGGGCGGCGACCGGCCCCGTCACATCTCCTTCCGCTGGAActga
- the cpeb4b gene encoding cytoplasmic polyadenylation element-binding protein 4b isoform X1, producing the protein MGDYGFGVLVQNNTGNKSAFPVRIHPHLQPPHHHQNVSQSPAAFINSTTAAGNGTTGGSPWLFPASAAHGGVQDEILGGPEKPKAQQQQQQQQQQQQEMQETQEKQQQLSPGSHQEAGSGGMISELEKARSEEAKTENGTSEGGNGKEKQLRLESPVLTGFDYQETSGLGGTGPVQSSTTSSSLTGFNNWSAAIPPAPSTIINEDVSFFNPASANNGPLLFQNFSHHVSPGFGGNFSPQIGPAAALSQHHPAPPPHPHFQHPHSQHQQHRRSPASPHPPPPFTHRNPAFSQLPHLSNSLNKPPSPWGPASYQSPSPSPGSSTSWSPGGGYGSGGGGGGGGGGWGGSQGRDYRRGLNGGMTPINSISPLKKTFPNNHVASQKYPRNSPAGFNPKSWMDDGVGRSDNIFPFQERTRSFDSFNMNTLESSLIDIMRAEQDTLKGRLGFPHPGGDNPLPLNARNYSRRRGHSSLFPMEDGFPDDERGDQGLAGLGSPHCFPHQNGERVERYSRKVFVGGLPPDIDEDEITASFRRFGHLFVDWPHKAESKSYFPPKGYAFLLFQDESSVQALIDACIEEDGKLYLCVSSPTIKDKPVQIRPWNLNDSDFVMDGSQPLDPRKTIFVGGVPRPLRAVELAMIMDRLYGGVCYAGIDTDPELKYPKGAGRVAFSNQQSYIAAISARFVQLQHGEIDKRVEVKPYVLDDQLCDECQGTRCGGKFAPFFCANVTCLQYYCEYCWAAIHSRAGREFHKPLVKEGGDRPRHISFRWN; encoded by the exons ATGGGGGATTACGGGTTTGGAGTCCTAGTTCAAAACAACACTGGCAACAAGTCTGCATTCCCGGTCCGAATCCACCCGCATCTGCAgccccctcaccaccaccaaaaTGTGTCGCAGAGCCCCGCCGCTTTCATAAACAGCACCACAGCCGCGGGGAATGGCACCACAGGAGGCTCCCCCTGGCTCTTCCCGGCCTCCGCCGCCCACGGCGGCGTGCAAGACGAAATCCTGGGGGGCCCAGAGAAGCCCaaagcgcagcagcagcagcagcagcagcagcagcaacaacaggaaATGCAAGAAAcgcaagaaaaacagcagcagttgtCTCCCGGGAGCCACCAGGAGGCTGGAAGCGGAGGGATGATTTCGGAGCTGGAGAAAGCCCGGTCGGAGGAGGCCAAGACGGAGAACGGCACGTCCGAGGGCGGCAACGGGAAGGAGAAGCAGCTCCGCCTCGAGTCGCCCGTCCTGACGGGCTTCGATTACCAGGAGACATCCGGCCTCGGGGGCACCGGCCCGGTGCAGTCCAGCACGACCTCGTCGTCGCTCACCGGCTTCAACAACTGGTCGGCCGCCATCCCCCCGGCGCCGTCAACAATCATCAACGAGGACGTCAGCTTCTTCAACCCGGCGTCCGCCAACAACGGGCCTCTGCTGTTCCAGAACTTCTCGCACCACGTCAGCCCGGGATTCGGCGGCAACTTCTCCCCCCAGATCGGACCGGCGGCGGCCTTGTCCCAGCACCACCCGGCTCCGCCGCCGCACCCCCACTTCCAGCACCCGCACagccagcaccagcagcaccgACGCTCCCCggcctccccccaccctccgCCGCCCTTCACACACAGGAATCCGGCGTTCAGCCAGTTGCCGCATTTGTCCAACAGCCTGAACAAGCCCCCGTCCCCCTGGGGCCCGGCCAGCTACCAGAGCCCCTCTCCATCCCCcggctcctccacctcctggagCCCCGGAGGAGGCtacggcagcggcggcggcggcggaggcggcggcggcggctgggGAGGATCGCAAGGCAGAGATTATCGCCGCGGGCTCAACGGCGGCATGACCCCCATCAACTCCATCTCCCCGCTGAAGAAGACCTTCCCCAACAACCACGTGGCGTCGCAGAAGTACCCGCGAAACAGCCCCGCGGGCTTCAACCCCAAGTCCTGGATGGACGACGGCGTCGGACGCAGCGACAACATCTTCCCGTTTCAG GAACGCACCAGGTCGTTCGACAGCTTCAACATGAACACTCTGGAGAGCTCCCTGATTGACATCATGAGGGCCGAGCAGGACACCCTGAAAG GTCGTCTCGGGTTCCCTCACCCAGGAGGGGACAACCCTCTCCCCCTCAACG CCAGGAATTATAGCAGGAGACGAG gccactcctctctcttccccatGGAGGACGGTTTCCCGGACGATGAGCGTGGGGATCAGGGTCTCGCCGGCCTCGGTTCTCCTCACTGTTTCCCGCATCAGAACGGAGAACGCGTCGAACGCTACTCACGCAAGGTGTTTGTGGGAGGACTCCCCCCGGATATAGACGAAG ATGAGATAACGGCCAGTTTCCGTCGCTTTGGTCACCTGTTTGTGGACTGGCCTCACAAAGCTGAGAGCAAATCCTACTTCCCCCCCAAAG GCTACGCGTTCCTGCTGTTCCAGGACGAGAGCTCGGTCCAGGCTCTGATCGACGCCTGCATCGAGGAGGACGGCAAgttgtacctgtgtgtgtccagCCCCACCATCAAAGACAAGCCG GTCCAGATTCGCCCCTGGAACCTCAACGACAGCGACTTCGTGATGGACGGTTCTCAGCCTCTGGACCCGAGGAAAACCATCTTTGTGGGCGGAGTCCCGCGTCCACTGCGCGCAG TGGAGCTGGCGATGATCATGGACCGTCTGTACGGCGGCGTCTGCTACGCCGGCATCGACACGGACCCCGAGCTGAAGTACCCCAAGGGAGCAGGGCGGGTCGCCTTCTCTAATCAGCAGAGCTACATAGCTGCTATCAGCGCTCGCtttgtgcagctgcagcacGGAGAAATCGATAAACGG GTGGAAGTGAAGCCATACGTGCTGGACGACCAGCTGTGTGACGAGTGCCAGGGAACTCGCTGTGGGGGGAAGTTTGCTCCGTTCTTCTGCGCCAACGTCACCTGCCTGCAGTATTACTGCGAGTACTGCTGGGCCGCCATCCACTCGAGGGCCGGCCGCGAGTTTCACAAGCCCCTGGTGAAGGAGGGCGGCGACCGGCCCCGTCACATCTCCTTCCGCTGGAActga